In Vibrio tritonius, the following are encoded in one genomic region:
- a CDS encoding phosphoadenylyl-sulfate reductase, giving the protein MPNSQYSVPELSELLSLSKVERVLRLQNVNQYLETLTAQERVQWALDNLPGTHALSSSFGIQAAVMLHLVSTEKKETPVILTDTGYLFPETYRFIDELTERLGLNLQIYKAEHSPAWQEARYGKLWEQGIEGIEKYNHINKVEPMHRALDDLQVNTWFSGLRHEQSQSRANLPILGIQNGVFKFLPIVDWTNKDVHYYLKEFDLPYHPLWDQGYLSVGDTHTTRKWEPGMSEEETRFFGLKRECGLHEDDHEQHGSGI; this is encoded by the coding sequence ATGCCTAATTCTCAGTATTCTGTTCCAGAGCTATCAGAATTGCTCTCTTTGTCTAAGGTGGAGCGTGTGCTTCGCCTTCAAAACGTCAATCAGTATTTGGAAACATTGACCGCGCAAGAGCGTGTTCAGTGGGCTTTAGATAACTTGCCGGGGACTCATGCCTTATCTTCTAGTTTTGGTATCCAAGCTGCAGTGATGCTGCATTTGGTATCGACAGAGAAGAAAGAGACTCCAGTAATTTTGACCGACACTGGATACCTATTTCCTGAGACCTACCGTTTTATTGATGAGTTAACTGAGCGTTTGGGGCTTAATCTGCAAATCTATAAAGCAGAACATTCTCCAGCGTGGCAGGAGGCGCGTTATGGAAAACTCTGGGAACAAGGTATAGAAGGTATAGAAAAGTACAACCATATTAATAAAGTAGAACCAATGCATAGGGCATTGGATGATCTCCAAGTGAATACATGGTTTTCTGGTTTACGTCATGAGCAATCTCAATCGCGTGCGAACTTACCTATCCTTGGTATTCAAAATGGTGTGTTTAAATTCTTACCGATTGTAGATTGGACCAATAAAGATGTTCACTATTATCTAAAAGAGTTTGATCTTCCATACCATCCGCTTTGGGACCAAGGTTACTTATCCGTAGGTGATACTCATACCACCAGAAAATGGGAGCCGGGAATGAGTGAAGAAGAAACACGATTTTTTGGTTTGAAACGAGAATGTGGCCTTCATGAAGATGATCATGAACAACATGGTTCTGGTATTTAA
- a CDS encoding phospholipase A, with protein MRLPLLLFLLFCSVMNAGYAETASTDVKSNNESLVDERVQDEKKVQDNPFVIMPHKANYILPITYNSNPNNKPFREDDENADDLKKYEAKFQISFKMPLALDLVGDGDLYFAYTNQSWWQVYNQDDSAPFRETVHEPEVFMLFDNDWKIGGFTNSYWALGANHQSNGRSGTLSRSWNRLYGSMVFDKGDFALSATAWWRIPESRKDSPTDATGDDNPDITHYMGHFELVGLYGVGQQRYTFLVRNNLKQDNKGALQLTWSYPIHRNLRAYVQYFNGYGESLVDYNVHTQRIGIGIALNDLL; from the coding sequence ATGAGATTGCCTTTATTATTGTTCCTTTTATTCTGTTCTGTGATGAATGCAGGCTATGCTGAAACCGCATCTACTGACGTGAAATCAAATAATGAGTCTTTGGTTGATGAGAGAGTGCAGGATGAGAAGAAGGTTCAGGATAACCCTTTTGTTATCATGCCACATAAGGCTAACTATATACTTCCTATAACTTATAACTCCAATCCAAATAACAAACCTTTTCGTGAAGATGATGAAAACGCAGATGATTTAAAAAAGTACGAAGCTAAATTTCAGATTTCATTTAAGATGCCTTTGGCTCTTGACCTCGTAGGTGATGGGGATCTTTATTTCGCTTATACAAATCAATCATGGTGGCAAGTATATAATCAAGATGATTCTGCTCCTTTTCGTGAAACAGTTCATGAACCTGAAGTTTTTATGCTTTTCGATAATGACTGGAAAATTGGTGGTTTCACCAATTCATATTGGGCCTTAGGTGCAAACCATCAGTCAAATGGTCGTTCTGGTACACTATCGAGAAGTTGGAATCGTTTATACGGTTCTATGGTGTTTGATAAAGGTGATTTTGCCTTGAGTGCTACAGCGTGGTGGAGAATACCGGAAAGCCGGAAGGACAGCCCTACTGATGCTACGGGGGATGATAATCCAGACATCACTCATTATATGGGACACTTTGAACTAGTTGGTTTATATGGGGTTGGTCAGCAGCGTTATACGTTTTTAGTCCGTAATAATCTCAAGCAGGATAACAAAGGGGCTTTACAACTGACATGGAGTTATCCAATTCATCGTAATTTGAGAGCTTATGTTCAATATTTTAATGGCTACGGTGAAAGTTTGGTTGATTATAATGTTCACACGCAACGTATTGGTATTGGTATTGCACTGAATGATCTGTTGTAG
- a CDS encoding cation:proton antiporter has product MSVYYTLCFLSAAAMLIAFFNSKIGKMQTTIAITAGSMLLSLLILVAGQNDWFQLTKIARTTMTSINFEDFLLKGILGFLLFAGGLGIKLPNLKDQKWEITVLALGSTLFSTFFIGYGLYGVCHFIGIDLQLIHCLLFGALISPTDPIAVLAIVKKLNAPKRISTQIEGESLFNDGFGLVIFVTIFTIAFGHQAPTIGSVAELFAHEALGGILYGLVLGLIFHYLICATDDHSMELLLTIGVPTAGFVFADIIHVSGPLAMVVSGIMIGNWTRFIGFSKESEEHLDHFWELVDEFLNGVLFLLIGMSMLLFKFHEEDWIVMSIAVPLVLLGRYVSVAIPYIGFKRYRTYNPWSIRILTWGGLRGGLALAMALSIPSGIMVIPDKLIDVKELILVMTYAVVVFSILIQGSTITPMIEKAKIAEKKMEEQQE; this is encoded by the coding sequence ATGTCAGTCTATTACACACTCTGTTTTCTTTCTGCTGCTGCGATGCTAATTGCCTTCTTTAATAGCAAGATAGGTAAAATGCAAACAACTATTGCGATTACCGCAGGCTCAATGTTGCTTTCGCTGCTCATCTTAGTTGCAGGTCAAAATGATTGGTTTCAATTAACTAAAATCGCTCGCACAACCATGACTAGTATTAACTTTGAAGACTTTTTGCTCAAAGGTATATTGGGATTTCTGCTATTCGCTGGCGGTTTAGGCATCAAACTTCCTAACCTAAAAGATCAAAAGTGGGAAATTACCGTTCTCGCCCTAGGCTCTACACTTTTCTCAACCTTTTTTATCGGCTATGGGCTTTATGGTGTATGCCACTTTATCGGTATAGACCTCCAGTTAATACATTGTCTACTTTTTGGAGCTCTTATTTCGCCAACCGACCCGATTGCAGTACTAGCCATAGTCAAAAAACTCAATGCTCCCAAACGTATATCTACACAAATTGAAGGCGAGTCTTTATTTAACGATGGTTTTGGCCTAGTTATTTTCGTTACTATTTTTACTATAGCCTTTGGACACCAAGCACCGACTATTGGCAGTGTAGCTGAGTTATTCGCACATGAAGCCTTAGGCGGCATCCTTTACGGTTTAGTGCTCGGTCTCATTTTCCATTATTTGATTTGCGCCACTGATGACCACTCAATGGAGTTGTTGCTGACAATAGGCGTTCCAACTGCTGGCTTTGTCTTTGCCGATATTATCCATGTATCTGGCCCGCTAGCGATGGTCGTATCTGGAATTATGATCGGTAACTGGACGCGTTTTATTGGTTTTTCTAAAGAGAGTGAAGAACACTTAGATCACTTCTGGGAATTAGTAGATGAATTCTTAAATGGTGTATTATTTCTGTTGATTGGTATGTCTATGCTCCTATTCAAATTTCATGAAGAAGACTGGATCGTCATGTCAATAGCAGTTCCTTTAGTATTACTAGGTCGCTATGTCAGTGTTGCCATCCCCTACATTGGCTTTAAACGTTACCGGACCTATAACCCGTGGTCTATCCGTATTTTGACTTGGGGAGGATTGCGTGGTGGTTTAGCCTTAGCAATGGCGCTTTCTATCCCGTCGGGCATCATGGTTATCCCCGATAAATTAATAGATGTCAAAGAGCTGATTCTAGTGATGACGTATGCCGTTGTTGTTTTCTCTATTCTAATTCAAGGATCAACCATTACTCCAATGATCGAGAAAGCAAAAATTGCCGAGAAGAAAATGGAAGAACAACAAGAGTGA
- the metH gene encoding methionine synthase, translating into MSSYNRQQIEERLKQSILLIDGGMGTMIQGYKLQEQDYRGDRFAQWHCDLKGNNDLLVLTQPQLIKDIHSAYLEAGADILETNTFNATTIAMADYDMQSISEEINYAAAKLAREVADEWTEKTPDKPRYVAGVLGPTNRTCSISPDVNDPGYRNVHFDELVQAYSESTRALIQGGCDIILIETIFDTLNAKACAFAVETVFEELDITLPIMISGTITDASGRTLSGQTTEAFYNSMRHVDPISFGLNCALGPDELRQYVSEMARISDCFVSAHPNAGLPNAFGEYDLSPEDMAEHISEWANSGFLNLVGGCCGTTPEHIRAMAKVVEGVAPRVIPEINRECRLSGLEPLNIAKETLFINVGERTNVTGSARFKRLIKEELYDEALEVARQQVENGAQIIDINMDEGMLDAQACMVRFLNLCASEPEISKVPIMVDSSKWEVIEAGLKCIQGKGVVNSISLKEGKEKFVEHAKLVRRYGAAVIVMAFDEVGQADTRERKLQICTRAYRILVDEVGFPPEDIIFDPNIFAVATGIDEHNNYALDFINAVADIKRDLPYAMISGGVSNVSFSFRGNNYVREAIHAVFLYHCFKNGMDMGIVNAGQLEIYDNVPVKLRDAVEDVILNRRDDATERLLEIAEQYRENAVGKEEDTSALEWRTWPVEKRLEHALVKGITEFIVEDTEEARVNAAKPIEVIEGPLMDGMNVVGDLFGEGKMFLPQVVKSARVMKQAVAHLEPFINALKQSGSSNGKILMATVKGDVHDIGKNIVGVVLQCNNFEIIDLGVMVPCEQILKVAKEQNVDIIGLSGLITPSLDEMVHVAKEMERLGFDIPLMIGGATTSKAHTAVKIEQNYHQPVVYVNNASRAVGVCTALLSDEQRPSFIEKLNTDYERTRDQHARKTPKTRPVTLAEARANKVDIDWKNYTPPVPLKTGIHVFDNMDVATLRQYIDWTPFFMTWSLMGKYPAILDHEEVGEEAKRLFHDANEWLDRIESEGLLKASGICGLFPAASVGDDIEVYNDKERGDVCHILHHLRQQTLKPKGPNYCLSDYIAPKESGKADWIGAFAVTGGINERELADQLKAQGDDYNAIMVQAVADRLAEAFAEYLHQVIRKEIWGYAANESLSNDELIREKYQGIRPAPGYAACPEHTEKGAIWELLKVEETIGMQLTSSYAMYPGASVSGWYFSHPESRYFAVAQIQEDQLEDYAERKGWDRIEAEKWLGPNING; encoded by the coding sequence GTGAGTAGTTATAACAGACAACAGATAGAAGAACGGTTAAAACAAAGCATACTGCTTATTGATGGCGGTATGGGAACCATGATTCAAGGGTATAAGCTACAAGAGCAAGATTATCGTGGAGACCGTTTTGCTCAATGGCATTGTGACCTCAAGGGTAATAATGACTTACTCGTTTTAACTCAGCCTCAGTTAATTAAAGATATCCATTCTGCTTACCTAGAGGCTGGGGCGGATATTCTTGAAACAAACACTTTTAACGCCACTACGATTGCGATGGCGGATTATGATATGCAGTCGATCAGTGAAGAGATTAACTACGCTGCAGCTAAATTGGCAAGGGAAGTGGCTGATGAATGGACGGAAAAAACACCAGACAAGCCTCGTTATGTTGCTGGCGTTTTAGGTCCAACTAACCGCACTTGTTCAATATCACCAGATGTTAATGACCCTGGATATCGCAATGTTCATTTCGATGAACTTGTGCAAGCTTATTCCGAGTCAACTCGAGCACTTATTCAAGGTGGATGTGACATCATTTTGATTGAAACCATCTTTGATACATTGAACGCCAAAGCGTGTGCTTTTGCTGTTGAGACTGTATTTGAAGAACTCGATATCACATTACCTATTATGATCTCTGGGACTATCACAGATGCGTCAGGTCGGACTCTGTCGGGGCAAACGACGGAAGCATTTTACAATTCCATGCGTCATGTTGACCCCATCTCATTCGGTTTAAACTGTGCGCTTGGGCCGGACGAGCTGCGCCAATATGTTTCTGAAATGGCGCGTATTTCTGACTGCTTTGTTTCGGCTCATCCAAACGCCGGTCTGCCAAATGCGTTTGGTGAATACGATTTATCGCCAGAAGATATGGCTGAACATATATCTGAATGGGCTAATTCCGGCTTTCTAAATCTTGTTGGTGGCTGCTGTGGTACTACACCTGAGCATATCCGAGCTATGGCAAAAGTGGTGGAAGGAGTCGCTCCTCGTGTTATTCCAGAGATCAATCGTGAATGCCGTTTATCAGGTCTTGAACCACTTAATATTGCTAAAGAAACCTTATTTATTAACGTTGGTGAACGAACTAACGTGACTGGTTCTGCTCGCTTTAAACGTCTGATAAAAGAAGAGCTATACGATGAAGCTTTAGAGGTGGCACGTCAACAAGTTGAAAACGGTGCTCAAATCATCGATATCAATATGGATGAAGGCATGCTTGATGCTCAGGCATGCATGGTACGCTTTCTCAACCTTTGTGCATCGGAGCCTGAAATTTCGAAAGTGCCTATTATGGTCGACTCATCGAAATGGGAGGTCATTGAAGCGGGTTTAAAATGCATTCAAGGTAAGGGGGTTGTTAACTCTATCTCTTTGAAAGAAGGGAAAGAGAAGTTTGTTGAACACGCCAAACTGGTACGTCGCTACGGTGCTGCCGTCATTGTCATGGCATTTGATGAAGTAGGACAAGCGGATACTCGCGAACGTAAACTGCAAATTTGTACCAGAGCTTACCGCATTTTGGTCGATGAAGTGGGTTTCCCTCCTGAAGATATTATCTTTGACCCCAATATTTTCGCTGTCGCGACAGGGATTGATGAGCACAATAACTACGCTCTTGATTTTATTAACGCAGTTGCTGATATAAAACGGGATTTACCTTATGCCATGATTTCTGGTGGGGTGTCTAACGTCTCATTCTCTTTCCGTGGTAATAACTATGTACGTGAAGCGATTCATGCGGTGTTCTTGTATCACTGTTTTAAGAACGGCATGGATATGGGAATTGTAAACGCAGGACAGCTTGAAATTTACGATAACGTTCCGGTTAAATTACGCGATGCTGTAGAAGATGTGATTTTGAATCGGCGTGATGATGCAACAGAACGTTTATTGGAAATTGCCGAGCAGTATCGTGAAAATGCGGTAGGTAAAGAAGAAGACACGTCCGCTTTAGAGTGGCGTACATGGCCTGTTGAAAAGCGTCTAGAACACGCGTTGGTGAAAGGCATTACAGAGTTTATTGTTGAAGATACAGAAGAAGCTCGGGTCAATGCGGCTAAACCAATAGAGGTTATTGAAGGCCCACTAATGGACGGTATGAATGTGGTGGGTGACTTATTTGGGGAAGGGAAAATGTTTCTTCCTCAAGTAGTGAAATCTGCACGAGTTATGAAGCAAGCCGTCGCTCACCTAGAACCATTTATCAATGCCCTCAAGCAATCAGGCTCATCAAACGGTAAAATTTTGATGGCTACTGTAAAAGGTGATGTTCACGATATTGGTAAGAATATTGTGGGAGTCGTATTGCAATGTAATAACTTTGAGATCATTGACTTAGGTGTGATGGTTCCTTGTGAGCAGATATTAAAAGTTGCTAAAGAACAAAATGTAGACATTATTGGTTTGTCTGGTTTGATTACACCATCATTAGACGAAATGGTACATGTTGCGAAAGAGATGGAACGCCTCGGTTTTGATATTCCTCTAATGATCGGCGGTGCGACAACATCGAAAGCACACACCGCAGTGAAAATTGAACAGAACTACCATCAACCGGTGGTCTATGTGAATAATGCCTCTCGCGCGGTTGGTGTTTGTACCGCGTTGTTATCAGATGAACAACGTCCTAGTTTTATAGAAAAACTCAATACGGATTATGAACGTACACGTGATCAGCATGCTCGCAAAACGCCTAAAACACGCCCTGTTACATTGGCAGAAGCCCGTGCGAATAAAGTTGATATCGATTGGAAAAACTACACGCCGCCAGTTCCGCTTAAAACTGGAATCCATGTATTTGACAATATGGATGTTGCCACCTTGCGTCAGTACATTGACTGGACCCCATTTTTTATGACGTGGTCCTTGATGGGGAAATATCCTGCGATTCTAGATCATGAGGAGGTTGGTGAAGAAGCTAAACGTTTATTTCATGATGCTAATGAATGGCTTGATCGTATTGAAAGTGAAGGATTGCTGAAAGCCTCAGGGATTTGTGGATTATTTCCAGCAGCCAGTGTAGGTGATGATATCGAAGTTTATAACGATAAAGAGCGTGGTGATGTCTGCCATATTCTCCATCATTTACGCCAACAAACACTTAAACCTAAAGGACCTAATTACTGTTTATCTGATTACATTGCGCCGAAGGAGAGTGGTAAAGCGGATTGGATTGGTGCTTTTGCCGTTACTGGTGGAATTAATGAACGTGAACTTGCCGATCAGTTGAAAGCACAAGGCGATGACTATAATGCGATTATGGTACAAGCGGTCGCAGATCGTTTAGCGGAAGCGTTCGCGGAATATTTACATCAAGTGATACGTAAAGAAATCTGGGGCTATGCTGCTAACGAAAGCTTATCGAATGATGAGCTGATTCGTGAAAAATACCAAGGGATTCGTCCTGCTCCTGGTTATGCTGCTTGCCCGGAACACACTGAAAAAGGGGCGATTTGGGAACTACTTAAGGTTGAAGAGACGATCGGTATGCAATTAACTTCGAGTTATGCCATGTATCCAGGGGCATCAGTATCTGGTTGGTACTTTTCTCATCCAGAGTCCCGCTATTTTGCAGTGGCACAGATTCAAGAAGATCAGTTGGAAGACTACGCTGAGCGCAAAGGTTGGGATCGTATTGAGGCTGAAAAGTGGTTGGGTCCTAATATCAATGGTTAA
- the lysC gene encoding lysine-sensitive aspartokinase 3 — MSAFNVAKFGGTSVADFIAMSRCAAIIENNQNTKLVVSSACSGVTNLLVELANGVADADVRAALINQIADIHHAIIDQLSEPTQVEKQVHAILDIVTSASEAASYQSSHKLTDHLVACGELMSTYILTQVMVERGINAVRFDIREVLRTDDNFGKAEPQLVEIDSLAKELLVPLCQNHVVVTQGFIGSDEDGNTTTLGRGGSDYSAALIAEAVQASGLEIWTDVPGIYSTDPRIAPNAQPIPEISFNEASEMANFGAKILHPSTLLPALRDGIPVFVGSSKEPERGGTWIRQEVESAPPFRALALRNNQTMVTLHSAKMFQACGFLSKVFEILAKHKISVDLITTSEISVSLTLDKTDTSGGAPELPQAVKDELQDLCTVKVEHDLSLVALIGNQMENRGYAKQVFGVLDDFNLRMICYGASDHNLCFLVDSSSAKEVIQHLHGELFEK; from the coding sequence GTGAGCGCATTTAATGTAGCGAAATTTGGCGGAACTAGCGTAGCAGACTTTATCGCAATGAGTCGCTGTGCTGCTATTATCGAAAACAATCAAAATACCAAATTGGTTGTGAGTAGTGCCTGTTCAGGTGTAACCAATTTATTGGTTGAACTGGCTAACGGTGTAGCAGACGCTGATGTCCGAGCTGCGCTCATTAATCAAATTGCAGATATACACCATGCAATCATTGACCAATTAAGCGAACCCACTCAAGTTGAAAAACAGGTTCATGCTATTTTAGACATCGTGACCAGTGCTTCAGAAGCTGCATCATATCAATCTAGCCATAAACTGACCGACCATTTAGTGGCTTGCGGTGAGTTGATGTCGACTTACATCTTGACTCAAGTTATGGTCGAGCGTGGTATTAATGCTGTCCGTTTTGATATTCGCGAAGTACTACGTACCGATGACAACTTTGGTAAAGCAGAACCTCAACTTGTTGAAATTGACTCTCTAGCCAAAGAGCTTCTTGTTCCTCTTTGTCAAAACCATGTTGTGGTGACTCAAGGCTTTATCGGCTCCGACGAAGATGGCAACACCACGACACTAGGTCGTGGAGGCAGCGACTATTCTGCAGCATTGATCGCAGAAGCGGTTCAAGCATCCGGTTTAGAGATCTGGACTGACGTCCCTGGCATTTACAGTACCGATCCTCGCATTGCACCAAATGCCCAACCAATTCCTGAAATCAGCTTTAACGAAGCGTCCGAAATGGCAAATTTCGGCGCCAAAATTCTTCATCCATCAACGTTACTACCAGCATTACGTGATGGTATTCCCGTATTTGTAGGATCTTCAAAAGAACCTGAACGTGGCGGCACGTGGATACGCCAAGAAGTAGAAAGCGCTCCACCATTTCGAGCTCTTGCACTACGTAATAATCAAACTATGGTGACATTACATAGTGCAAAGATGTTCCAAGCATGTGGCTTCTTATCTAAGGTATTTGAAATACTTGCTAAACATAAAATATCTGTCGATTTAATTACAACTTCAGAAATTAGTGTATCGCTAACTCTGGATAAGACTGATACTTCCGGCGGAGCTCCAGAACTACCACAAGCAGTGAAAGACGAGTTACAAGATCTGTGTACCGTAAAAGTAGAACACGATTTAAGTTTGGTGGCTTTAATAGGTAACCAAATGGAAAACCGTGGCTACGCGAAGCAAGTGTTTGGTGTACTTGATGATTTTAATTTGCGTATGATTTGCTATGGTGCCAGCGACCATAATCTTTGTTTCTTAGTTGATTCATCATCAGCTAAAGAAGTGATTCAGCATCTCCATGGTGAGCTGTTCGAAAAATAA
- a CDS encoding pyridoxal-phosphate-dependent aminotransferase family protein translates to MAITSFLPPRRILMGPGPSDISPQVLQALSRPTVGHLDPLFITMMDEVKSLLQYAFQTKNSFTIALSAPGSAGMEACFVNLVEPGDKVIVCRNGVFGERMRENVLRCGGEVVVVDDEWGAPVSVDKVEQTLKAHPDAKALAFVHAETSTGALSDAQALGALAKRFGMLSIVDAVTSLGGVPLLVDEWQLDAVYSGSQKCLSCVPGLSPLTFSDAAIAKISSRKTPIQSWFLDQTLVLAYWSGEGRRSYHHTAPVNSLYALHESLLMLQQEGLENAWKRHQTMHQKLKVGLENLGFEFVVDEAYRLPQLNAVYLPQGVNDGAVRQHLLKTYNLEIGAGLGGLAGKAWRIGLMGYAAREENVALCLSALEDSLNTSK, encoded by the coding sequence ATGGCCATTACCAGTTTTTTACCACCACGACGTATTTTGATGGGCCCTGGTCCTTCAGATATTTCCCCTCAAGTATTACAAGCACTTAGTAGACCAACAGTGGGGCATCTGGATCCGTTATTTATTACTATGATGGATGAAGTGAAGTCTTTGCTGCAATATGCATTTCAAACTAAAAACAGTTTTACCATTGCCTTGTCTGCACCTGGTAGTGCGGGGATGGAAGCGTGCTTTGTAAATTTAGTCGAGCCAGGCGATAAAGTGATTGTGTGTCGCAATGGTGTTTTTGGCGAACGAATGCGTGAGAACGTGCTCCGTTGTGGAGGTGAGGTCGTTGTCGTAGATGATGAATGGGGCGCTCCTGTTTCTGTCGATAAAGTCGAGCAAACCCTTAAAGCTCATCCGGATGCAAAAGCGTTAGCATTTGTTCATGCAGAGACCTCGACAGGGGCTCTTAGTGATGCCCAAGCTTTAGGTGCTTTGGCTAAACGTTTCGGTATGCTCAGTATTGTTGATGCGGTGACCTCTCTTGGCGGTGTGCCACTGCTGGTGGATGAATGGCAGCTTGATGCGGTCTATTCTGGTAGTCAAAAATGCCTTTCTTGTGTTCCAGGGTTGTCACCTCTGACATTCTCAGATGCTGCAATTGCGAAAATTAGTTCACGTAAGACTCCGATACAAAGTTGGTTTTTGGACCAAACACTGGTTCTAGCTTATTGGAGTGGTGAAGGGCGGCGTAGCTATCATCATACAGCGCCAGTGAACAGTTTATACGCATTACATGAGTCGCTGTTAATGTTACAGCAGGAAGGGTTAGAAAATGCTTGGAAACGTCATCAAACCATGCATCAAAAGTTAAAAGTGGGGTTAGAAAATTTAGGCTTTGAATTTGTGGTTGATGAGGCATATCGTTTGCCGCAGTTGAATGCGGTTTACTTACCTCAAGGGGTAAATGACGGTGCAGTAAGGCAGCACTTGCTTAAGACTTATAACCTTGAGATTGGTGCAGGATTAGGTGGATTGGCAGGGAAGGCATGGCGTATTGGTTTGATGGGGTACGCCGCTAGGGAAGAAAATGTGGCTCTATGTTTAAGTGCATTAGAGGATTCTCTAAACACGAGTAAGTAA
- a CDS encoding PglL family O-oligosaccharyltransferase produces MAILLLSGTKLEPRAPVVPLNKAFIYAIALLYVYAMHFFMSNPGGSGLALSFNSTTWIAVSIAAGIGLYQLGNNLKLRYSKLTVGLLIACILMTIPVLYRNASLEESALRLIGLWSGWGFFLLLQQFQFSNKERQRLLWLIILATLIEAIFGLYQYFIAPERTDGTLRFLRPYGIFQQPNVMASFMATGFVLAGYMLARQPQKYNRRIIEISLLYIATFVSTLLLVVLASRTGWLALVLTSLLLTPYLYKYAPRRRFISWVAIIILGVSSGISAVQIQGNAGFVVNKADLQSPRRYTFPQTLDMVIEKPFTGYGYGKFESEYLLYTARQHQLNANYHPGLPSMDHPHNELLYWAVEGGLLPIVGIFIAVGFVLLRLYHTKKDTRLALFALIVPISLHTQLEYPFYHSAAHWITFLILLYWIDQRSAKYSYWPFHQWIKAGLRIFSLLIPLLTITFMGSALQTNYVLLRFERLPPHDISLLSKVTNLYVWQDRYDWDVYSTYLGMGLKQHEPKYIQPFIDWTLEIIKRKPRPEFYKNLIIAYQSIGEASRAEQIRSEAKFLFPGMALELDSVQYVDPATKSAASSVASKTP; encoded by the coding sequence ATGGCGATATTACTCTTAAGCGGTACTAAATTGGAACCAAGAGCCCCAGTGGTTCCGCTCAATAAAGCCTTTATTTACGCAATCGCATTACTCTATGTTTACGCGATGCATTTTTTTATGTCTAACCCTGGCGGTTCTGGACTTGCACTCTCTTTTAATAGTACAACTTGGATAGCCGTCAGCATTGCCGCGGGAATTGGGTTGTATCAGTTGGGTAATAATTTAAAACTCCGCTACTCCAAACTCACTGTTGGCCTATTGATTGCTTGCATCCTTATGACAATTCCGGTGCTTTACCGCAATGCGTCTTTAGAAGAGAGTGCTTTACGACTGATAGGACTTTGGAGCGGCTGGGGCTTTTTTCTATTACTGCAACAATTTCAGTTCAGCAATAAAGAACGTCAACGTTTACTATGGCTCATTATTCTCGCAACGTTGATAGAGGCTATCTTTGGCCTTTATCAATATTTTATTGCTCCCGAGAGAACCGATGGCACACTAAGGTTTTTGCGCCCTTATGGTATTTTTCAACAACCTAACGTCATGGCGAGCTTCATGGCTACTGGGTTTGTTCTCGCTGGATATATGCTTGCACGCCAACCGCAAAAATATAATCGCCGGATCATTGAAATATCGTTACTTTATATTGCCACGTTTGTATCAACCTTGCTCTTAGTGGTATTAGCATCACGTACAGGTTGGCTAGCCTTAGTGCTTACATCCCTACTGTTAACACCTTATCTCTATAAGTACGCTCCGCGCCGCCGATTTATTAGCTGGGTAGCCATTATTATCCTTGGGGTATCATCTGGTATATCAGCCGTCCAGATTCAAGGAAATGCCGGATTTGTGGTTAATAAAGCCGATCTTCAAAGCCCTCGTCGCTATACGTTTCCCCAAACCCTCGACATGGTGATTGAAAAACCATTTACTGGTTATGGCTATGGTAAATTCGAATCTGAATATTTGTTATACACAGCTCGTCAGCACCAACTCAATGCTAATTATCACCCCGGATTACCCTCAATGGATCATCCTCATAATGAGCTACTTTACTGGGCTGTTGAGGGTGGTTTGCTACCTATCGTTGGTATTTTCATTGCTGTAGGGTTTGTGCTTTTAAGGCTATATCACACAAAAAAAGATACGCGCTTAGCTCTGTTCGCTCTGATTGTACCGATTAGTTTGCACACCCAACTTGAGTATCCTTTTTACCATTCAGCTGCTCATTGGATCACTTTTTTAATTCTGCTGTACTGGATTGATCAACGTTCAGCAAAGTATAGCTATTGGCCATTCCACCAATGGATAAAAGCCGGGTTAAGAATATTCTCGCTACTCATACCATTACTCACAATAACCTTTATGGGCAGCGCATTACAAACTAACTATGTTTTACTACGGTTTGAGCGTTTACCCCCGCATGACATCTCCTTGCTAAGTAAGGTAACTAACTTGTATGTATGGCAAGACCGTTACGATTGGGACGTATACAGCACTTATTTAGGTATGGGATTAAAACAACACGAGCCGAAGTATATTCAACCTTTTATTGATTGGACATTAGAGATCATCAAACGGAAACCAAGACCTGAATTCTACAAAAATTTGATTATTGCTTATCAAAGCATTGGGGAAGCTAGCCGCGCAGAACAGATTCGTAGTGAGGCTAAGTTCTTATTCCCAGGAATGGCATTAGAGTTGGATTCCGTGCAATATGTCGATCCAGCGACAAAGTCAGCCGCCTCATCCGTTGCTTCAAAAACACCTTAA